A stretch of the Poseidonibacter antarcticus genome encodes the following:
- the lpdA gene encoding dihydrolipoyl dehydrogenase, whose product MEEIKTQVLVIGAGPGGYSAAFRCADLGLETVLVERYETLGGVCLNVGCIPSKALLHIAKVAEEAKHVEKAGISFSAPSIDIEKIAAYKSGVVKKLTDGLGAMSKMRKVNTLQGYASFLDDNSVEVVLSTGEKRKVTFDNCIIAAGSQSSKMSFIPHEDPRIWDSTDALEIKEIPKKLLVLGGGIIGLEMGTVYSTLGSQVDVAIRGTQLMTGTDKDLIKLYTKANKDRFNIMTKTQTESIIPKSDGVYVEFKGDNAPKEGILYDAVLVALGRSANGNKIGLENTGVEVDEKGLIKVDSQLRTKVNHIFAIGDIIGQPMLAHKAVHEGHVAAEVIAGHNVFFEPKQIPSIAYTFPEIAWAGMTENEAKESGINYEVSSFPWSASGRALASDVSTTGMTKLIFNKDTNQLLGGALVGENAGELLGEISLALEMDCDAEDIALTIHAHPTLHESIGMAAEIYDGSITDLPNAKAVKKK is encoded by the coding sequence ATGGAAGAAATTAAAACTCAAGTTTTAGTAATAGGGGCTGGACCTGGTGGTTATTCAGCTGCATTTAGATGTGCTGATTTAGGTTTAGAAACTGTTTTAGTAGAAAGATACGAAACACTTGGTGGAGTTTGTTTAAATGTTGGTTGTATTCCTTCAAAAGCATTACTTCATATTGCCAAAGTAGCAGAAGAAGCGAAGCATGTAGAAAAAGCAGGAATTAGTTTTTCTGCTCCTTCTATAGATATTGAAAAAATTGCTGCTTATAAAAGTGGTGTTGTAAAGAAACTAACTGATGGTTTAGGTGCTATGTCAAAAATGAGAAAAGTTAATACTCTTCAAGGGTATGCTTCATTTTTAGATGATAATAGTGTTGAAGTTGTTTTATCAACAGGTGAAAAAAGAAAAGTGACTTTTGATAATTGTATTATCGCAGCTGGTAGTCAAAGTAGTAAAATGTCATTTATTCCTCATGAAGATCCTAGAATTTGGGATTCAACAGATGCTTTAGAAATAAAAGAAATTCCAAAAAAACTTTTAGTTTTAGGTGGTGGAATTATTGGTTTAGAAATGGGTACTGTTTATTCAACACTTGGAAGTCAAGTAGATGTTGCTATTCGTGGTACACAACTAATGACAGGAACTGATAAAGATTTAATTAAACTTTATACAAAAGCAAATAAAGATAGATTTAATATTATGACTAAAACTCAAACAGAATCTATTATTCCTAAAAGTGATGGAGTATATGTAGAGTTTAAGGGTGATAATGCTCCTAAAGAAGGTATTTTATACGATGCTGTTTTAGTTGCTCTTGGAAGAAGTGCAAATGGAAACAAAATTGGACTTGAAAATACAGGTGTTGAAGTTGATGAAAAAGGTTTAATCAAAGTTGATAGCCAACTTAGAACAAAAGTAAATCATATCTTTGCAATTGGAGATATTATAGGTCAACCAATGCTAGCACATAAAGCTGTTCATGAAGGTCACGTAGCAGCTGAAGTAATAGCAGGACACAATGTATTCTTTGAACCTAAACAAATACCATCAATAGCTTATACATTCCCTGAGATTGCATGGGCTGGTATGACTGAAAATGAAGCAAAAGAAAGTGGTATAAACTATGAAGTTTCATCTTTCCCATGGAGTGCATCAGGACGTGCATTAGCAAGTGATGTTTCAACTACAGGTATGACTAAATTAATATTCAACAAAGACACTAACCAACTTTTAGGTGGTGCTTTAGTTGGAGAAAATGCGGGAGAACTTTTAGGTGAAATTTCGCTAGCTTTAGAAATGGATTGTGATGCTGAAGATATTGCGCTAACGATTCATGCTCATCCTACTCTTCATGAGTCAATAGGAATGGCTGCTGAGATTTATGATGGTTCTATTACAGATTTACCAAATGCAAAAGCTGTAAAGAAAAAATAA
- the aceF gene encoding dihydrolipoyllysine-residue acetyltransferase, with translation MAKIYDIFIPDLGADKDVDLIDVMVKIGDKVEVEDGLITLETEKASMDVPTEHAGVIKEILLEVGMKVNSGDLIARIEAEDEVSEEEPKVEVKEEKKVETPKVETQAEETTVSQTSTQFVKEQSIKSVVEEVKVPDLGADKDVDVIDVMVKVGDIIRIDDGLITLETEKASMDVPAPFSGEIIELFVETGMKINSGDLIAKIIKTVVIENKVPTPALNTSSTPVVVEKATPSRPTVQEVAAASTHSEESKVLTKKAAKVYASPSVRKIARAYGVDLGFVKGSAKKGRIVKEDIREYVKEQLNKPSSRTGIDVGFNLPEAKEIDFSAFGEIQKVELSRVQKVSGPFLHKNYLAMPHVAQFDEADITELEKFRKEQNAIAKDFKLSPLVFIIKAVVKALQIHPKFNSSLSVDGQELIMKKYFNIGVAVDTPNGLLVPVIKDAHKKGFKEIAIELAALSVKARDGKLTSADMQGGCFTISSLGGIGGTYFTPIINAPEVAILGISKSQIKPVFNGKKFKPRLILPLSLSYNHKVIDGADGARFTTTLAELLSDIRLLNL, from the coding sequence ATGGCAAAAATATATGATATTTTTATTCCTGATTTAGGGGCTGATAAGGATGTTGATTTAATCGATGTTATGGTTAAAATCGGGGATAAAGTTGAAGTTGAAGATGGACTTATTACACTAGAAACTGAAAAAGCTTCAATGGATGTTCCAACAGAACATGCAGGAGTTATAAAAGAAATTTTATTAGAAGTTGGTATGAAAGTAAATAGTGGAGATTTGATTGCTAGAATTGAAGCAGAAGATGAAGTCTCAGAAGAAGAACCAAAAGTAGAAGTAAAAGAAGAGAAAAAAGTTGAAACACCAAAAGTTGAAACTCAAGCAGAAGAGACTACTGTCTCACAGACTTCTACTCAATTTGTAAAAGAACAATCAATAAAATCAGTTGTGGAAGAAGTAAAAGTTCCAGACTTAGGGGCTGATAAAGATGTTGATGTAATTGATGTTATGGTTAAAGTAGGAGATATTATTAGAATTGATGATGGTCTTATTACTTTAGAAACTGAAAAGGCATCGATGGATGTACCTGCACCTTTTAGTGGAGAAATCATTGAACTATTTGTAGAAACTGGAATGAAAATAAATAGTGGTGATTTAATTGCAAAAATAATTAAAACTGTTGTAATTGAAAATAAAGTTCCAACTCCAGCTTTAAATACTTCAAGTACTCCTGTTGTAGTTGAAAAAGCAACTCCTTCAAGACCTACTGTTCAAGAAGTGGCAGCTGCTAGTACTCATAGCGAAGAAAGTAAAGTTTTAACAAAAAAAGCTGCAAAAGTTTATGCATCACCTAGTGTACGTAAAATTGCAAGAGCATATGGTGTTGACTTAGGTTTTGTAAAAGGAAGTGCTAAAAAAGGTAGAATTGTTAAAGAAGATATTAGAGAATATGTAAAAGAACAATTAAATAAACCATCAAGTAGAACAGGAATTGATGTTGGATTTAATCTTCCTGAAGCAAAAGAGATTGATTTCTCAGCATTTGGAGAAATCCAAAAAGTTGAACTTAGTCGTGTTCAAAAAGTTTCAGGTCCATTCTTACATAAAAACTATTTAGCTATGCCTCATGTTGCACAATTTGATGAAGCTGATATTACAGAACTTGAAAAGTTTAGAAAAGAACAAAATGCAATTGCAAAAGATTTCAAACTTTCACCTTTAGTATTTATTATTAAGGCTGTTGTAAAAGCTTTACAAATTCATCCAAAATTCAACTCAAGTCTAAGTGTAGATGGTCAAGAGTTAATTATGAAAAAATACTTTAATATTGGTGTTGCTGTTGATACACCAAATGGATTATTAGTTCCTGTTATTAAAGATGCCCATAAAAAAGGCTTTAAAGAAATTGCTATTGAATTAGCAGCACTTTCAGTAAAAGCAAGAGATGGAAAATTAACTTCTGCTGATATGCAAGGTGGTTGTTTTACAATTTCAAGTTTAGGTGGAATTGGTGGAACTTATTTCACTCCAATTATAAATGCACCTGAAGTTGCGATTTTAGGAATTTCAAAATCTCAAATTAAACCTGTGTTTAATGGAAAGAAATTCAAACCAAGATTAATTTTACCTTTAAGTTTATCTTATAACCATAAAGTTATAGATGGTGCAGATGGTGCTAGATTTACTACAACATTAGCAGAACTTTTAAGTGATATTAGATTACTAAATCTTTAA
- the aceE gene encoding pyruvate dehydrogenase (acetyl-transferring), homodimeric type, producing MSSLNLEDINPLETQEWIEALEAVIEEEGIQRVHFLLEKLIDKSRRSGGHLPYDATTAYINTISPNEEPNMPANMDIERKIRSIIRWNAQIMVLRASKKNLELGGHIASFQSSATIYDVAFNHFFKAPTEKDGGDLIYFQGHISPGIYARSYIEGRISEDQMDNFRQEAFNDGLSSYPHPMLMPNYWQFPTVSMGLGPIQSIYQARFLKYLTHRGIKDCSDQKVYCFLGDGETDEPESLGAIGLAGREGLDNLIFVVNCNLQRLDGPVRGNGKIIQELEGEFRGAGWEVLKVIWGSLWDQLLAKDTSGKLLELMEKTVDGEYQNFKQKGGAYTRENFFNKYPETAKLVENMSDDQIWKLNRGGHDPVKVYAAFKRANETVGRPSVILAKTVKGYGMGAAAEGMNIAHGVKKVNSSDLIKFRDRFDIPISDEEVEKFSYYRPEEDSAEVKYMKEKRENLGGFVPQRREKFSTKLELPALSAFDSITKGSGDREISTTMALVRVLNVLIKDKKIGKKIVPIVPDEARTFGMEGMFRQVGIYSSAGQKYIPQDKEQVAYYKEDIKGQVLQEGINELGAMSSWIAAATSYSVNDCPMIPFYVFYSMFGFQRTGDLCWAAGDQRSRGFLVGGTSGRTTLNGEGLQHEDGHSHILANTIPNCVTYDPTYGYEVAVVIQDGIERMYGEKQEDVFYYITTLNENYKQPAMPENAAEGIIKGIYKLKTVEAKNDFKVKLLGSGSIFQEILKAADILKDEYGISSDIYSATSYNELAREAQDVERHNLLNLDKEQKSSYVNTLLGDDEENIIISATDYVKTYSEQIAPFVKGTFKALGTDGYGRSDSRANLRSFFEVDTNFIVYTVLAQLAINGKIKKDVATDAMKKYGIDANKINPLKS from the coding sequence ATGTCATCGTTAAATTTAGAAGATATTAACCCGTTAGAGACTCAAGAATGGATTGAGGCTTTAGAGGCAGTTATTGAAGAAGAAGGTATACAAAGAGTTCATTTTTTACTTGAAAAGTTAATTGATAAGTCAAGAAGAAGTGGTGGGCATTTGCCATATGACGCAACAACAGCTTATATAAATACTATTTCGCCAAATGAAGAGCCAAATATGCCTGCAAATATGGATATTGAAAGAAAAATCAGATCTATAATTAGGTGGAATGCGCAAATTATGGTACTAAGAGCATCTAAAAAGAATTTAGAACTTGGTGGTCATATTGCATCTTTTCAATCATCAGCAACAATATATGATGTTGCTTTTAATCACTTTTTTAAAGCACCAACTGAAAAAGACGGTGGAGATTTAATATATTTCCAAGGTCATATTTCTCCAGGTATTTATGCAAGAAGTTATATTGAAGGAAGAATCTCTGAAGATCAAATGGATAACTTTAGACAAGAAGCATTTAATGATGGACTATCATCATATCCACATCCAATGCTTATGCCAAACTATTGGCAATTCCCTACTGTTTCAATGGGTCTTGGACCAATACAATCTATTTATCAAGCAAGATTCTTAAAATATCTTACTCATAGAGGAATAAAAGATTGTTCAGATCAAAAAGTTTATTGTTTCTTAGGTGATGGTGAAACAGATGAACCTGAATCTCTTGGAGCTATTGGATTAGCAGGTAGAGAAGGATTAGACAACTTAATATTTGTTGTAAATTGTAACTTACAAAGACTTGATGGTCCAGTTCGTGGAAATGGAAAAATTATCCAAGAACTTGAAGGTGAGTTCAGAGGTGCTGGTTGGGAAGTATTAAAAGTAATTTGGGGAAGCCTTTGGGATCAACTTCTTGCAAAAGATACTTCAGGAAAACTTCTTGAACTTATGGAAAAAACTGTTGATGGTGAATATCAAAACTTTAAACAAAAAGGTGGAGCTTATACAAGAGAAAACTTCTTTAATAAATATCCAGAAACTGCAAAACTTGTAGAAAATATGAGTGATGATCAGATTTGGAAATTAAATAGAGGTGGACATGATCCTGTAAAAGTTTATGCTGCATTTAAAAGAGCAAATGAAACTGTTGGACGACCATCAGTTATATTAGCAAAAACTGTAAAAGGTTATGGAATGGGTGCTGCTGCTGAGGGTATGAATATTGCTCATGGTGTAAAAAAAGTAAATTCTTCTGACTTAATCAAGTTTAGAGATAGATTTGATATTCCAATTTCAGATGAAGAAGTAGAAAAATTCTCTTATTATAGACCAGAAGAGGATTCAGCTGAAGTTAAATACATGAAAGAAAAAAGAGAAAATCTTGGTGGATTTGTTCCTCAAAGAAGAGAAAAATTCTCTACAAAACTTGAACTTCCAGCACTTAGCGCATTTGATTCGATAACAAAAGGTAGTGGTGATAGAGAGATTTCTACAACTATGGCACTTGTTAGAGTCTTAAATGTGTTAATTAAAGATAAAAAAATTGGTAAAAAAATTGTTCCTATTGTTCCTGATGAAGCTAGAACTTTTGGAATGGAAGGTATGTTTAGACAAGTTGGTATTTATTCATCAGCTGGACAAAAATATATTCCACAAGATAAAGAACAAGTAGCTTACTATAAAGAAGATATAAAAGGTCAAGTTTTACAAGAAGGAATTAATGAATTAGGTGCAATGAGTTCATGGATTGCAGCAGCTACTTCTTATTCTGTAAATGATTGTCCTATGATTCCATTCTATGTATTTTACTCAATGTTTGGATTCCAAAGAACAGGTGATTTATGTTGGGCAGCAGGTGATCAAAGATCAAGAGGTTTCCTAGTTGGTGGTACAAGTGGTAGAACTACATTAAATGGTGAAGGTCTTCAACATGAAGATGGTCATTCACATATTTTAGCAAATACAATTCCAAATTGTGTTACTTATGATCCAACTTACGGATATGAAGTTGCTGTAGTAATTCAAGATGGAATAGAAAGAATGTATGGTGAAAAACAAGAAGATGTTTTCTATTATATTACAACGTTAAATGAAAATTATAAACAACCAGCAATGCCTGAAAATGCTGCTGAAGGTATTATTAAAGGTATTTATAAACTTAAAACTGTTGAAGCTAAAAATGACTTTAAAGTTAAATTATTAGGTTCTGGTTCTATTTTCCAAGAAATTCTAAAAGCTGCTGATATTTTAAAAGATGAGTATGGAATTTCTAGTGATATTTATTCTGCTACTTCTTATAATGAATTAGCTCGTGAAGCTCAAGATGTAGAAAGACATAATCTTTTAAATTTAGATAAAGAACAAAAATCTTCTTATGTAAATACTCTTTTAGGAGATGATGAAGAAAATATCATTATTTCAGCAACTGATTATGTAAAAACATATTCAGAACAAATAGCACCATTTGTAAAAGGAACATTTAAAGCCTTAGGAACAGATGGATATGGTAGAAGTGATAGTAGAGCAAACTTAAGAAGTTTCTTTGAAGTTGATACTAACTTTATTGTTTATACTGTTTTAGCACAACTTGCAATAAATGGTAAAATCAAAAAAGATGTTGCTACTGATGCTATGAAAAAATATGGAATTGATGCAAATAAAATCAATCCATTAAAATCATAA
- a CDS encoding lipoate--protein ligase family protein — MIFNNKFRFIISQNLDAKANSSIDSALFKAFKKDSLPVLRLYSWQDSVTFGLSQNPSDYVTLLEEYKNNFAKRITGGGVLFHGHDISYSLIIPTSYIQNKGVKETYELICSFILEFYSSFGLKANFAKDIEEIILSKNAFCQVGFEAYDIIINGKKIGGNAQKRSKNVIFQHGSIPLKTIEKNERYGSSLEDFSINIDFNQAKEALQKAFIKTFNAQLIDSKLDENEQKIYNELYEG; from the coding sequence ATGATTTTTAACAATAAATTTAGATTTATTATATCTCAAAATCTTGATGCAAAAGCTAACTCTAGTATAGATTCTGCATTATTTAAAGCTTTTAAAAAAGATAGTTTACCAGTTTTACGGCTATATTCGTGGCAAGATAGCGTTACTTTTGGGCTTTCTCAAAATCCAAGTGATTATGTAACACTATTAGAAGAGTATAAAAATAATTTTGCAAAAAGAATAACAGGAGGTGGAGTATTGTTTCATGGACATGATATTTCATATTCCTTAATAATTCCAACTAGTTATATACAAAACAAGGGAGTAAAAGAAACTTATGAGTTAATTTGTTCTTTTATTCTTGAATTTTATTCTAGTTTTGGTTTAAAAGCCAATTTTGCAAAAGATATAGAAGAGATAATTTTAAGCAAAAATGCATTTTGCCAAGTGGGATTTGAAGCTTATGATATTATAATCAATGGAAAAAAGATTGGTGGAAATGCACAAAAGAGATCAAAAAATGTGATTTTCCAACATGGTTCAATTCCTTTAAAAACTATTGAAAAAAACGAAAGATACGGCTCATCTTTGGAAGATTTCTCTATTAATATAGATTTTAATCAAGCTAAAGAAGCTTTACAAAAAGCATTTATTAAAACATTTAATGCACAGTTAATAGATTCTAAATTAGATGAAAATGAACAAAAAATATATAATGAATTATACGAAGGATAA
- the lipA gene encoding lipoyl synthase has protein sequence MTKEMTSNFTTREVKYKKPEWLRKKLTPHTQIEMENLLKDVGGLHTICQEAKCPNISECFANKNATFLILGAICTRRCTYCNVKTGLPSGVDETEIQKVTTSVLRLGLKFVVITSPARDDLKDGGAEQFYKVTRDILEKAPGTKVEILIPDFKGKEDSLKRVIESGAVIIGHNVETVPSLYRIRRNANYERSLEVLRKLKELGGDKIKTKTALMVGLGETEEEMIQVFKDLLAVGCKFLSIGQYLAPTGEYEKVIEYVKPEQFKRYEELALELGFDFVKASPYARSSYMAHEYIQEDSKI, from the coding sequence ATGACAAAAGAAATGACAAGTAACTTTACAACAAGAGAAGTAAAATATAAAAAACCAGAATGGTTAAGAAAAAAATTAACACCACATACTCAAATAGAAATGGAAAATCTTTTAAAAGATGTTGGAGGACTTCATACAATATGTCAAGAAGCCAAATGTCCAAATATTAGTGAATGTTTTGCAAATAAAAATGCAACTTTTTTAATCTTAGGGGCTATTTGTACAAGAAGATGTACATATTGTAATGTTAAAACAGGATTACCAAGTGGCGTTGATGAAACAGAGATTCAAAAAGTTACAACTTCAGTTTTAAGACTTGGTCTTAAATTTGTAGTAATTACAAGCCCTGCTAGAGATGATTTAAAAGATGGTGGAGCTGAGCAGTTTTATAAAGTTACAAGAGATATTTTAGAAAAAGCACCTGGTACAAAAGTAGAGATTTTGATTCCTGATTTTAAAGGAAAAGAAGATAGTCTAAAAAGAGTCATTGAGTCAGGTGCAGTAATCATCGGACACAATGTCGAAACAGTTCCTAGTTTGTATAGAATAAGAAGAAATGCAAATTATGAAAGATCATTAGAAGTTTTAAGAAAACTTAAAGAACTTGGTGGCGATAAAATAAAAACAAAAACAGCTTTAATGGTAGGACTTGGGGAAACTGAAGAAGAAATGATTCAAGTATTCAAGGATTTATTAGCAGTTGGTTGTAAATTTTTAAGTATCGGTCAATATTTAGCTCCTACAGGTGAGTATGAAAAAGTAATAGAATATGTAAAACCTGAACAGTTTAAAAGATATGAAGAATTAGCTTTGGAATTAGGTTTTGATTTTGTAAAAGCAAGCCCATACGCTAGAAGTTCATATATGGCACACGAATATATACAAGAAGATTCAAAAATCTAG
- a CDS encoding DsbA family oxidoreductase, whose amino-acid sequence MKKIIKVILMITMLSQLSFLSINAFASELKTVQDKIKIDIVSDVVCPWCAIGYTRLTQAISELKLEDKVEIAWHPFELNPDMPRVGKNADEYLKNKYGLSEDKLQETRNNVTKLGKESGFKFDYFKEMRKLNTFDSHILLSYAKQFGKQTELEMRLQAAYFGERKDISNRDVLYAELKAVGLNADEAMKRLDNKEAIKQIEDEEKFWRDQGVYAIPTIIFDNEIARVGANKVETYKQILTELINKRK is encoded by the coding sequence ATGAAAAAAATAATTAAAGTTATACTTATGATAACGATGTTATCACAACTTAGTTTTCTAAGTATAAACGCATTTGCATCAGAGCTAAAAACTGTACAAGATAAAATAAAAATTGATATAGTATCTGATGTAGTTTGCCCTTGGTGTGCTATTGGGTACACACGATTAACACAAGCTATTAGTGAATTAAAACTAGAAGATAAAGTTGAAATTGCATGGCATCCTTTTGAGCTTAACCCTGATATGCCAAGAGTTGGGAAAAATGCGGATGAATATCTAAAAAATAAATATGGATTAAGTGAAGATAAACTACAAGAAACTAGAAACAATGTTACTAAACTTGGAAAAGAATCTGGATTTAAATTTGATTATTTTAAAGAAATGAGAAAATTAAATACATTTGATTCTCATATATTACTAAGTTATGCGAAACAATTTGGTAAACAAACTGAATTAGAAATGCGTTTACAAGCTGCATATTTTGGTGAAAGAAAAGATATAAGTAATCGTGATGTTTTATATGCTGAATTAAAAGCAGTCGGTTTAAATGCTGATGAAGCAATGAAAAGATTAGATAATAAAGAAGCAATTAAACAAATCGAAGATGAAGAGAAATTTTGGCGAGACCAAGGAGTTTATGCTATTCCTACTATAATATTTGATAATGAAATTGCACGAGTTGGTGCTAATAAAGTTGAAACATATAAACAAATATTAACAGAATTGATTAATAAAAGAAAATAA
- a CDS encoding AAA family ATPase — MKISKLYANNDNFKTIEFDKGINFILSSNNGVGKTSLFNLIDFCLLGDKHFLGNEHFKDYIFYIELQIASNRYITIKRPIVGGKNIELKITKQKSMLLDEKDFNKKGSIGVAKSFFENKANYSINKFRTYITYFLRDENNQSNVFILNKNKASHEIEYKTLISKFLGIDGRKLRKKYELDELIKKEDIEPTVLKTAQSDLQKVIEENKKLINSYFIDRFKNIFSKYGRIVLEKEVTFLIDLNTSNDIEFSINVGNNEELNDATQQKLLSFIFASALAEIYAQKKLIKFVAFDSPFHGDKNTYENGIYAAIHQLDRIGIQTIITSNEDAIKDKEILLEIKDQYLTDYFSDSDKLMGDF, encoded by the coding sequence ATGAAAATATCAAAATTATATGCAAACAATGATAATTTTAAAACCATAGAATTTGATAAAGGTATAAATTTTATCCTCTCATCAAACAATGGTGTTGGGAAAACTAGTCTTTTTAACCTAATAGACTTTTGTTTATTAGGTGATAAACACTTTTTAGGCAATGAACACTTTAAAGATTATATCTTTTATATTGAACTTCAAATTGCTTCAAATAGATATATTACGATTAAACGACCTATTGTTGGTGGTAAAAATATCGAATTAAAAATCACAAAACAAAAATCAATGCTTTTGGATGAAAAAGATTTTAATAAAAAAGGCAGTATAGGTGTAGCCAAATCTTTTTTTGAAAATAAAGCTAATTATTCAATAAACAAATTTAGAACATATATAACATATTTTTTAAGGGATGAGAACAATCAAAGTAATGTATTTATATTAAATAAAAATAAAGCTTCACATGAAATAGAATACAAAACACTTATATCAAAATTTTTAGGTATTGATGGACGAAAGTTGCGAAAAAAATATGAACTAGATGAACTAATCAAAAAAGAAGATATTGAACCCACAGTTTTAAAAACTGCACAAAGTGATTTACAAAAAGTTATTGAAGAGAATAAAAAATTAATCAACAGCTATTTTATAGATAGATTTAAAAATATATTTTCTAAATATGGAAGAATAGTATTAGAAAAAGAGGTAACTTTTTTAATTGATTTAAATACTTCAAATGATATAGAGTTTTCTATAAATGTGGGAAATAATGAAGAATTAAATGATGCTACACAACAAAAGCTTTTATCTTTTATCTTTGCCTCTGCATTAGCTGAAATTTATGCACAAAAAAAACTTATCAAATTTGTAGCTTTTGATAGTCCTTTCCATGGAGATAAAAATACTTATGAAAATGGTATTTATGCGGCGATTCATCAATTAGATAGAATTGGTATTCAAACTATTATCACATCAAATGAAGATGCTATTAAAGATAAAGAGATTTTATTAGAAATCAAAGATCAATATTTGACAGATTATTTTAGTGATAGTGACAAGTTAATGGGTGATTTTTAA
- a CDS encoding alpha/beta hydrolase, whose translation MNQKASKGILLVHGLGDSPGYFQDLAQELVSQGFLVRTVLLTGHGSKPADLINVEFEQWENLVNHHIKLLEKEVDELWLGGFSTGANLVTSYAFENEEEISGLLLFSPGFASDERTLLPFSGIGSFFKTWLFQNDNSQNILRYESLSMNASNLYYQTLKRVEEGFEKKSFSKPVFITISEDDSVITSKDIVSIFTKNFKNPKSQLVWFGKENGFKDSRITYLPSYIPNQKIANFSHLSVLFKKDNFFYGKNSEYKMFRNGQDKIYNSQNDELWYSAWGLQEEGKYFARLTWNPYFKKNIKNMTEVINSNK comes from the coding sequence ATTAATCAAAAAGCATCAAAAGGAATTTTGTTAGTTCATGGACTTGGTGATTCTCCTGGTTATTTTCAGGATTTAGCACAAGAGTTAGTTTCACAAGGATTTTTAGTAAGAACTGTGTTATTAACAGGACATGGTAGTAAACCCGCTGATTTAATAAACGTTGAGTTTGAACAATGGGAAAATCTTGTAAATCATCATATAAAACTATTAGAAAAAGAAGTAGATGAATTATGGCTAGGTGGATTTTCTACAGGAGCTAATCTTGTAACTTCATACGCTTTTGAAAATGAAGAAGAAATATCAGGCTTGTTACTTTTTTCTCCTGGTTTTGCATCAGATGAAAGAACCTTATTACCTTTTTCAGGAATTGGGTCTTTTTTCAAAACGTGGTTATTTCAAAATGACAATAGTCAAAATATTTTACGATATGAATCCTTATCTATGAATGCTTCAAATTTGTATTATCAAACTCTAAAAAGAGTTGAAGAGGGCTTTGAAAAAAAAAGTTTTTCAAAACCAGTATTTATAACTATTAGTGAAGATGATAGTGTTATAACATCAAAAGATATAGTGTCTATTTTTACAAAAAATTTTAAAAATCCCAAAAGCCAACTAGTTTGGTTTGGAAAAGAAAATGGTTTTAAAGATAGCAGAATCACTTATTTACCTTCTTATATTCCTAATCAAAAGATTGCAAACTTTTCTCATTTAAGTGTGTTATTTAAAAAAGATAATTTCTTTTATGGAAAAAATAGTGAATATAAAATGTTCAGAAATGGTCAAGACAAGATTTACAATAGCCAAAATGACGAACTTTGGTATTCTGCTTGGGGATTACAAGAAGAGGGCAAGTATTTCGCTAGACTTACATGGAATCCATATTTTAAAAAGAATATAAAAAATATGACAGAAGTAATAAATTCTAATAAATGA
- a CDS encoding GNAT family N-acetyltransferase has product MYKIRQAIKEDISRMAEIEKICFSASEAASLESFQKRFSVFPECFFVLEIDDIVVGHINGCINNAPELPDALYSDSKLHCPKGEYQTVFGLAVDPKYQNQGYASALIKYFIEFSKNRKHKGMVLTCKDYLVKFYQGFGFIHQGISESSHGGAQWNDMLLIF; this is encoded by the coding sequence ATGTACAAAATACGCCAAGCTATAAAAGAAGACATTAGTCGTATGGCAGAAATAGAAAAAATTTGTTTTTCTGCGTCTGAAGCTGCGTCATTAGAATCATTTCAAAAACGATTTTCAGTTTTTCCTGAGTGTTTTTTTGTACTAGAAATTGATGATATTGTTGTAGGTCATATAAATGGCTGTATTAACAATGCACCAGAACTTCCTGATGCATTGTATTCAGATAGTAAACTGCATTGCCCCAAAGGTGAATACCAAACAGTATTTGGATTGGCAGTTGATCCTAAATACCAAAATCAAGGTTATGCATCGGCACTTATTAAATATTTTATTGAGTTTAGTAAAAATCGCAAACATAAAGGGATGGTACTTACTTGTAAAGATTACCTTGTTAAGTTCTACCAAGGCTTCGGATTTATTCATCAAGGTATATCAGAATCAAGTCATGGTGGTGCTCAATGGAATGATATGTTGTTAATATTCTAA